A genomic stretch from Acropora palmata chromosome 13, jaAcrPala1.3, whole genome shotgun sequence includes:
- the LOC141864283 gene encoding QRFP-like peptide receptor, with the protein MTTPLVSVYMDPPSEKAVIAVQSVIVIVALVGNSLVCAIIMKNPGKRYVKLDDAYRSETTMNCLLLNLAIADITVVAFFASRFILIQAYNHPDGKVGTILCKLLTGGTFGWIGSCASVFTLVAIAIERYYAVILPLGNRATFTKASLKVIIPASWIFGIILCLPDFLVKDFCKSYRACVANWPPAHAWMPKAYTLLWTILIAAIPVSVMTVLYSRVVFTLWLKPSQAIGNDPSEQGRSRVRKRVTAMVLVVSVIFAFCWITECTDYTLLVFSSKLALGNATHVISSTLIMFNSSINPIVYALISHRFRDEIIRMIRVTHRTRIRKRPEFKISCEDKASSNQTAEDEPNRNMDKKENCARSRRNPTRSALFANCVGVENVAET; encoded by the exons ATGACAACTCCTTTAGTTTCAGTTTACATGGACCCTCCCAGTGAAAAGGCTGTCATTGCAGTGCAGTCCGTGATTGTCATCGTAGCACTGGTCGGCAACTCTCTTGTCTGTGCTATTATAATGAAAAATCCAGGCAAGAGGtatgtaaaacttgatgatGCGTACCGA AGCGA GACAACAATGAATTGTCTTCTTCTCAACCTCGCTATTGCTGACATAACTGTGGTGGCGTTTTTCGCTTCGCGATTCATTTTAATCCAGGCCTATAACCACCCGGATGGAAAAGTAGGCACTATCTTATGCAAGCTATTGACAGGTGGCACTTTTGGCTGGATCGGATCATGCGCATCGGTGTTTACTCTGGTTGCCATAGCAATTGAACGTTACTACGCAGTGATTCTTCCTTTGGGAAACCGAGCCACTTTCACTAAAGCCAGCTTGAAG gtaATAATCCCCGCTTCTTGGATATTTGGCATAATTCTTTGCCTTCCAGATTTCCTGGTGAAAGATTTTTGCAAGAGCTACAGAGCATGCGTGGCTAATTGGCCCCCTGCTCATGCGTGGATGCCTAAGGCCTACACTTTGCTTTGGACAATATTAATAGCAGCTATTCCGGTCTCAGTGATGACAGTCTTGTACTCTAGAGTCGTTTTCACTTTATGGCTTAAGCCATCTCAGGCTATTGGAAACGATCCATCAGAGCAG GGTCGGTCCCGAGTGCGAAAGCGAGTGACTGCTATGGTGTTGGTAGTAAGTGTCATCTTTGCTTTTTGCTGGATAACTGAATGTACAGATTACACTCTGTTGGTGTTCTCTTCGAAACTAGCGCTTGGAAATGCAACCCACGTCATTTCCTCCACACTCATCATGTTTAATTCCTCCATCAACCCTATCGTGTATGCCTTAATAAGCCATCGCTTCAGGGATGAAATCATTAGAATGATACGCGTCACTCATCGAACACGAATTCGAAAAAGGCCAGAGTTCAAGATTTCTTGCGAAGACAAAGCTTCTTCTAACCAAACAGCAGAGGATGAACCGAATCGCAATATGGACAAGAAAGAGAATTGCGCAAGATCTAGAAGGAATCCAACAAGGTCTGCCTTATTTGCGAACTGTGTTGGAGTCGAAAATGTCGCCGAGACTTGA